Proteins encoded in a region of the Coprobacter tertius genome:
- the mazG gene encoding nucleoside triphosphate pyrophosphohydrolase, with translation MVHSKKEKMEAFGRFLDILDELREKCPWDRKQTNESLRTNTIEETFELCDAIIRNNDNDIKKELGDVLLHIAFYAKIGEEKGSFDIADVCNTLCEKLIFRHPHVFGNDSVSESKQVEQNWEKLKLQEKGGNKTVLEGVPAALPALVKAHRIQDKARNVGFDWEKREQVWDKVYEEFGELKAEINKLDQDKMESEFGDLMFSLINAARLYKINPENALERTNQKFIRRFNYLEEHTLKAGKDLKNMSLAEMDKIWDEAKEKGL, from the coding sequence ATGGTACATAGTAAAAAAGAAAAAATGGAGGCATTCGGGCGTTTCCTCGACATCCTCGACGAATTGCGGGAAAAATGTCCGTGGGATAGAAAACAAACTAACGAAAGTTTACGGACCAATACGATTGAAGAAACATTCGAATTATGCGACGCCATCATAAGAAATAACGACAACGATATAAAAAAGGAACTGGGAGACGTATTGTTACATATCGCATTTTATGCTAAAATAGGAGAAGAAAAAGGCTCGTTCGATATAGCTGATGTATGCAATACTCTTTGTGAAAAACTTATTTTCAGACACCCGCATGTATTCGGAAACGACTCGGTTTCGGAGTCGAAACAGGTAGAACAAAATTGGGAAAAGCTGAAGTTACAGGAAAAAGGAGGTAACAAGACTGTACTCGAAGGCGTACCCGCTGCTTTACCGGCACTCGTAAAAGCACATCGTATACAGGATAAAGCCCGGAATGTAGGATTTGACTGGGAAAAACGCGAACAAGTATGGGATAAGGTATATGAAGAATTCGGAGAACTAAAGGCCGAGATCAACAAGCTGGATCAGGATAAAATGGAAAGCGAATTCGGAGATTTAATGTTCAGTCTCATCAATGCAGCCCGACTTTACAAAATAAACCCTGAAAATGCGCTCGAACGAACTAATCAAAAATTTATCAGACGATTCAACTACTTAGAAGAACACACTCTCAAAGCCGGAAAAGATCTTAAAAACATGTCTTTAGCCGAAATGGACAAAATATGGGATGAAGCAAAAGAAAAAGGATTATAA
- a CDS encoding DUF4827 family protein, protein MKIKFFYNVFLLGMAVLAFSSCGKDKTYAEKLKDEKNAINKYLDSNGYRVADIPANLDDLETTNGDWNSNSAPFYRLEDGVYMQVVSKGDMENRFQTGERVYLWFDRLNLLAWASDPDTQRSGNKTIYAGEYFDYGNSSSSLGAGIEKPIDYLGRNSKANVIVPSKQGSSEEAASVIPFLWSVEYREGKN, encoded by the coding sequence ATGAAAATAAAATTCTTCTATAATGTCTTTCTTTTGGGTATGGCTGTATTGGCATTTTCTTCTTGCGGGAAGGATAAGACGTATGCTGAAAAGCTGAAAGATGAAAAGAATGCGATCAATAAATATTTAGATTCGAATGGATATCGGGTTGCGGATATCCCGGCCAATTTGGATGATCTGGAAACTACCAATGGCGATTGGAATAGTAACAGCGCCCCCTTTTACAGGCTTGAAGACGGGGTATATATGCAGGTGGTAAGCAAAGGAGATATGGAGAACCGTTTTCAAACCGGGGAACGGGTTTATCTGTGGTTCGATCGTCTCAATCTTTTGGCTTGGGCCTCTGATCCTGATACGCAACGTTCGGGGAATAAAACTATCTATGCCGGAGAATATTTCGATTATGGCAACAGCTCTTCTTCTTTAGGGGCGGGTATTGAAAAACCTATCGATTATCTGGGGCGCAATTCGAAAGCGAATGTGATCGTGCCCTCGAAACAGGGGTCGAGTGAAGAAGCGGCATCGGTAATTCCTTTTTTATGGAGTGTCGAATACCGGGAAGGTAAAAATTGA
- a CDS encoding DHH family phosphoesterase codes for MMSKIISENKVAQVAKLIDKAKNIVIVCHIAPDGDAIGSSLGMYHFLNALDKMTTVVIPDAMPDNLLFLKGTKEILNYSKYPEFAGELIEKADLIFCLDFNALKRLGEKMEVAIASSKARKVMVDHHLDPEGFCDVTISHPEISSTSELVFRLICRMGMFDLFETDSATAIYTGMMTDTGNFTYNSNKSDMYFIIEELIKKGIDKDEIYTKVFNTNTVDKIRLNGYAVSEKLEVFPKHKAAMITLTREELNRYHYRKGDSEGLVNVPLGIENIVFSAFFREEKDFIKVSLRSRGSFPANKVASEHFNGGGHLNAAGGEFYGTMEEIKERFVKILPLYNQYL; via the coding sequence ATGATGTCTAAAATAATATCTGAGAATAAAGTAGCTCAGGTAGCGAAATTAATAGATAAGGCCAAAAATATCGTAATCGTTTGTCATATAGCGCCTGATGGAGATGCGATCGGTTCGTCGTTGGGAATGTATCACTTCTTAAATGCCTTGGATAAAATGACTACGGTGGTTATTCCCGATGCAATGCCCGATAATTTGCTTTTTCTCAAAGGTACGAAGGAGATATTGAATTATAGCAAATATCCCGAATTCGCAGGGGAACTTATCGAAAAGGCCGATCTAATTTTCTGTCTCGATTTTAATGCCCTGAAACGCTTGGGCGAAAAAATGGAGGTGGCGATAGCTTCTTCCAAAGCCCGTAAGGTGATGGTCGATCATCATCTCGACCCGGAAGGCTTTTGCGATGTCACTATTTCTCACCCTGAAATATCTTCTACGAGCGAGTTGGTTTTTCGTCTTATTTGCCGTATGGGTATGTTCGATCTGTTCGAGACCGATTCTGCGACTGCCATTTATACCGGTATGATGACCGATACCGGCAATTTTACTTACAACTCTAATAAATCCGATATGTATTTTATTATCGAAGAACTGATAAAAAAGGGAATCGATAAAGACGAAATTTACACCAAAGTATTTAATACCAATACCGTAGATAAGATACGGTTAAACGGGTATGCTGTGAGTGAAAAACTAGAGGTTTTCCCGAAACATAAAGCTGCGATGATCACCCTTACCCGCGAAGAGCTCAATCGTTATCATTACCGTAAAGGCGATAGCGAGGGGTTGGTAAATGTGCCTTTAGGAATAGAAAATATCGTTTTCTCAGCTTTTTTCAGGGAAGAAAAAGATTTTATAAAAGTATCGTTGCGTTCCCGGGGGAGTTTCCCGGCTAATAAGGTCGCTTCCGAACACTTTAACGGAGGCGGTCATTTGAATGCTGCCGGAGGAGAATTTTACGGGACGATGGAAGAAATAAAGGAGCGTTTTGTAAAAATATTACCTCTTTATAATCAATATTTGTGA
- a CDS encoding glycosyltransferase, which translates to MENKQQIPDYIFETSWEVCNLVGGIYTVLSTKAKTLQKLNKDRNIFIGPDIWKDTESPFFTESGTLLKEWRSRATAENLKVRVGRWNIPGKPIVVLVDFNEMYAVRNELFTKMWNWYDVDSLYAYGDYDESCIFSYAAALVIESLYKYLGGEKLNIVAHFDEWTTGMGLLYVKHRLPQIATLFTTHATSIGRSIAGNNKPLYDYLAGYNGDQMARELNMVAKHSLEKQAARHADCFTTVSDITARECAQLLSKNPDIVTPNGFEDNFVPKGVAYQDGRREARERLLKIASVLIGYKPSDDAFLIATSGRYEYKNKGIDLFIDSLRRLKDSGDSTKELIAFILVPAWVKEPRQDVAERLNSKKNYNTSLPNPLITHVLNNYYEDRVMNQLHAAGFKNNPGDKVKVIFIPSYLTGDDGVVNKPYYETLIGFDATAFPSYYEPWGYTPLESIAFGIPTITTDLSGFGQWACSAGKKGIENTGVVVLRRTDSNFGEVADNLASTVKSLSEVSEKEKQKIAKSALAMARKAHWAHFIKYYLEAYDMALNKI; encoded by the coding sequence ATGGAAAATAAACAGCAAATTCCGGACTATATATTTGAAACCAGTTGGGAAGTTTGTAATCTGGTGGGGGGTATATATACCGTATTATCTACAAAAGCGAAAACATTACAGAAACTAAATAAAGACCGCAATATATTTATTGGTCCCGATATCTGGAAAGATACCGAATCGCCTTTTTTTACCGAATCGGGAACTTTACTTAAAGAATGGAGATCTCGAGCCACAGCCGAAAATCTCAAAGTCAGGGTAGGACGCTGGAATATTCCCGGTAAGCCTATCGTCGTATTAGTCGATTTTAATGAAATGTATGCTGTACGCAACGAATTATTTACCAAAATGTGGAATTGGTATGATGTAGATTCGTTATATGCATATGGAGATTATGATGAATCTTGTATTTTTTCCTATGCTGCTGCGTTGGTTATCGAAAGTTTATATAAGTATCTCGGCGGAGAAAAATTGAATATCGTAGCTCATTTCGATGAATGGACGACGGGGATGGGATTGTTATATGTGAAACACCGCTTACCTCAGATTGCAACCCTTTTTACAACTCATGCTACCTCTATCGGAAGATCTATTGCCGGCAATAACAAACCTTTATATGATTATTTGGCCGGTTATAATGGAGATCAGATGGCACGGGAACTAAATATGGTTGCAAAGCATTCTCTCGAGAAACAGGCGGCACGTCATGCCGATTGTTTTACGACGGTTAGCGACATTACCGCTCGGGAATGTGCACAGTTACTTTCAAAGAATCCCGATATTGTTACGCCTAACGGTTTTGAAGATAATTTCGTCCCTAAAGGCGTAGCTTATCAAGACGGGCGTAGAGAGGCACGTGAGAGATTATTGAAAATTGCCTCAGTTCTGATCGGTTATAAACCTTCCGACGATGCATTTCTTATCGCGACATCGGGACGGTATGAATATAAGAATAAAGGTATCGATTTATTTATCGACTCATTACGCCGGTTAAAGGATAGTGGAGATAGTACAAAAGAACTTATCGCTTTCATATTAGTTCCTGCGTGGGTAAAAGAGCCCCGCCAGGATGTTGCGGAAAGGTTGAATAGTAAAAAGAATTATAATACTTCTTTACCTAATCCGCTTATAACGCATGTATTGAACAACTATTACGAAGATCGTGTTATGAATCAGTTACATGCCGCCGGTTTTAAAAATAATCCCGGTGATAAAGTGAAGGTTATTTTCATCCCGTCTTATTTGACGGGTGATGACGGTGTCGTGAATAAACCGTATTATGAAACCCTGATCGGTTTCGACGCGACGGCTTTTCCGTCTTATTACGAACCTTGGGGATATACTCCGCTCGAAAGCATTGCCTTCGGTATTCCTACTATTACGACCGATCTTTCGGGTTTTGGACAATGGGCCTGTTCTGCTGGGAAAAAAGGAATTGAAAATACGGGAGTCGTTGTTTTGCGTCGTACCGACTCTAATTTCGGTGAAGTAGCCGATAACCTCGCATCTACGGTTAAATCCTTATCGGAAGTTTCAGAAAAAGAGAAACAAAAAATCGCTAAATCTGCTTTAGCAATGGCACGTAAAGCTCATTGGGCGCATTTTATAAAATATTATCTGGAAGCCTATGATATGGCTTTGAATAAAATTTGA
- the glgP gene encoding alpha-glucan family phosphorylase, translating to MKVQVSNTNVPCWRDITVKSQVPAQLKSLEIMARNISWVWHSEAIDLFRSISPELWKSTNGNPVAVLQLVNYERLEEIAADKAMMRKIEDVYDDFKQYMNVPKRTDVPSVAYFSMEYGLANVLKIYSGGLGVLAGDYLKEASDCNVDMTGVGFLYRYGYFTQTLSMDGQQLANYEPQNFNQLPVEQVMDENGHPMVLEVPYPGRIIYANIWKVNVGRIFLYLLDTDLDQNSEFDRPITYQLYGGDWENRMKQEYMLGIGGIMMLNRLGIKKDIYHCNEGHAALINVQRLVDYVQNEKLTFEQALEVVRASSLYTVHTPVPAGHDSFDESLFGKYMGEFPQKLGISWQDLMDLGRENPGTNEKFSMSVFACNTCQEVNGVSWLHGKVSQQMFQPIWKGYSADELHVSYVTNGVHMPTWAATEWKDFYIKKFGKEVMQNQADKKIWEKIYDVDDEEIWNLRQTMKNKLVNFVKDEFRENWLKNQGDPSRIVSVLERINPNALLIGFARRFATYKRAHLLFTDLDRLSKIVNNQLYPVQFLFSGKAHPADGAGQGLIKQIVEISRRPEFLGKIIFLENYDMKVAKRLISGVDIWLNTPTRPLEASGTSGEKAEMNGVLNFSVLDGWWYEGYKEGAGWALTDKRTFQDQSHQDQLDAATIYSMLENKIVPLYFAKNSKGYSPEWIQYIKNSIAQIAPDFTMKRMLDDYIDRFYNKEAKRSKLLVADNYAKAKEIAAWKQEVASKWDKIEITSVALPENLLYNPHVGEVYPVEVTIDRKDLGNCIGVELVVTPVVDGQMKPYIVQELQVVKTEGSKTVFHLDYSLKNSGVYKYSFRMFPKNPDLPHRQDFAYVRWF from the coding sequence ATGAAAGTACAGGTAAGTAATACTAACGTTCCTTGTTGGCGCGATATTACAGTAAAATCACAGGTTCCGGCACAATTAAAGAGCCTCGAGATAATGGCCCGCAATATCAGTTGGGTTTGGCATAGCGAGGCGATCGATTTGTTCCGTTCCATTTCTCCTGAATTGTGGAAATCTACCAATGGTAATCCTGTTGCAGTACTTCAATTGGTAAATTATGAACGTCTTGAAGAGATTGCAGCCGATAAAGCCATGATGCGTAAGATCGAAGATGTGTATGATGATTTTAAACAATATATGAATGTTCCTAAGCGTACCGATGTGCCTTCTGTGGCATATTTCAGTATGGAGTACGGCTTGGCGAATGTACTGAAGATTTACTCAGGAGGGTTGGGTGTATTGGCTGGAGATTATCTTAAAGAGGCCAGCGATTGTAATGTAGATATGACCGGTGTGGGTTTTCTTTACCGTTATGGTTATTTTACTCAAACCTTATCGATGGACGGGCAGCAACTTGCGAATTATGAGCCTCAAAACTTCAATCAGCTTCCGGTAGAGCAGGTTATGGATGAAAATGGTCATCCTATGGTTCTTGAAGTTCCTTATCCCGGTCGCATTATTTATGCCAATATCTGGAAAGTAAATGTAGGACGTATATTTTTGTATTTACTCGATACCGATCTCGATCAGAACAGCGAATTCGACCGCCCTATCACGTATCAATTGTATGGCGGCGATTGGGAAAATCGCATGAAACAGGAATATATGCTGGGAATCGGTGGTATTATGATGCTGAATCGTTTGGGAATTAAGAAAGATATTTATCATTGTAACGAAGGACATGCCGCATTGATTAATGTACAGCGTCTTGTTGATTATGTCCAGAACGAAAAATTGACTTTCGAACAGGCTCTCGAAGTCGTTCGTGCTTCTTCTCTTTATACGGTACATACTCCTGTACCTGCAGGACACGACAGTTTCGACGAATCTTTGTTTGGCAAATATATGGGAGAATTCCCGCAAAAATTGGGTATTTCATGGCAGGATCTTATGGATTTGGGGCGTGAAAACCCCGGAACGAACGAAAAATTCTCGATGAGCGTTTTCGCTTGCAATACTTGTCAGGAAGTAAATGGGGTTAGTTGGCTGCACGGCAAAGTTTCACAGCAAATGTTCCAACCGATCTGGAAAGGATATTCGGCAGATGAATTGCATGTGAGTTACGTAACGAATGGGGTACATATGCCTACCTGGGCTGCTACCGAATGGAAAGATTTCTATATTAAGAAGTTCGGTAAGGAAGTCATGCAAAACCAGGCTGACAAAAAAATATGGGAGAAAATTTATGATGTCGATGATGAGGAAATCTGGAATCTGCGTCAGACCATGAAAAATAAACTGGTGAATTTCGTAAAAGATGAATTCCGCGAAAACTGGTTAAAAAATCAAGGAGATCCTTCTCGTATCGTTTCGGTTTTGGAACGTATCAACCCGAATGCTCTTCTGATCGGATTTGCGCGTCGTTTTGCCACCTATAAACGGGCTCATCTTTTATTTACCGATCTCGACCGGCTTTCTAAGATTGTGAATAACCAACTTTATCCCGTACAGTTTCTTTTCTCCGGAAAAGCGCATCCTGCCGACGGAGCCGGGCAGGGGTTGATTAAGCAAATCGTAGAGATTTCAAGACGTCCCGAATTTCTCGGAAAAATCATTTTCCTCGAAAATTACGATATGAAGGTTGCAAAACGACTGATTTCGGGAGTAGATATCTGGTTGAATACGCCTACAAGGCCTCTCGAAGCTTCGGGTACTTCCGGTGAAAAGGCCGAGATGAATGGTGTCTTGAATTTCTCGGTACTCGACGGATGGTGGTACGAGGGATACAAAGAAGGGGCCGGCTGGGCGCTTACCGATAAACGTACTTTCCAGGATCAGAGCCACCAGGACCAGTTAGATGCGGCGACTATTTATTCGATGCTCGAAAATAAAATCGTTCCTTTGTATTTTGCAAAAAACAGCAAGGGATATTCTCCTGAATGGATACAGTATATTAAGAACTCGATTGCTCAAATAGCTCCCGACTTTACAATGAAGCGTATGCTCGATGATTATATCGATCGTTTTTATAACAAAGAAGCCAAACGGTCGAAACTGCTGGTTGCTGATAACTATGCAAAGGCAAAGGAAATCGCCGCTTGGAAACAAGAGGTGGCTTCTAAATGGGATAAGATTGAGATTACTTCGGTAGCTCTACCCGAAAACCTCTTGTATAATCCTCATGTAGGGGAAGTATATCCGGTAGAAGTGACGATCGACCGTAAAGATCTCGGAAATTGTATCGGTGTGGAATTGGTCGTTACCCCTGTTGTAGACGGGCAGATGAAGCCTTATATCGTACAGGAGTTGCAAGTTGTGAAGACGGAGGGTTCTAAAACCGTATTCCATCTCGATTATTCGTTGAAGAATTCCGGGGTTTATAAATATTCTTTCAGAATGTTCCCGAAAAATCCCGATCTGCCTCATCGTCAGGATTTCGCTTATGTACGTTGGTTCTAA
- the glmM gene encoding phosphoglucosamine mutase — MSLIKSISGIRGTIGGRVGDGLNPLDIVKFTAAYATFIRKTTSVNTNKIVVGRDARISGEMVGDIVTGTLMGMGFDVVNIGLATTPTTELAVTMENACGGIILTASHNPKQWNALKLLNEKGEFLNAEEGKEVLRIAEAEDFTFAYIDHIGKMRQDLNYTQKHIDAVLALDLVDVDAIRKAGFSVAVDCVNSVGGIAIPALLEALGVKKIEKLYCESNGHFPHNPEPLPEHLTEIASVMKQGKADIGFVVDPDVDRLAIVCENGDMFGEEYTLVAVADYVLKNTPGNTVSNLSSSRALRDVTRGYGQQYNAAAVGEVNVVAKMKETEAVIGGEGNGGVIYPASHYGRDALVGIALFLTYLAKEGKKVSELRATYPAYSIAKQKVELTPDIDVDALLKAVKEKYSAYEVTDIDGVKIDFPDKWVHLRKSNTEPIIRVYAEAATPKLAEETAAGVMEVIKQMAGK, encoded by the coding sequence ATGTCTTTGATAAAATCTATTTCCGGCATACGGGGTACTATCGGAGGCCGGGTAGGAGATGGACTTAATCCGCTCGATATTGTAAAATTTACAGCCGCGTATGCTACTTTTATCCGAAAAACAACTTCTGTAAATACGAATAAAATCGTCGTAGGCCGGGATGCCCGTATTTCAGGAGAAATGGTAGGAGATATCGTAACGGGTACGTTGATGGGGATGGGTTTCGATGTCGTGAATATAGGCTTGGCAACGACGCCTACTACCGAGCTGGCGGTTACGATGGAAAACGCCTGTGGCGGTATTATACTCACCGCCAGTCATAACCCGAAACAATGGAACGCTCTGAAACTGTTGAATGAAAAAGGCGAATTCCTGAATGCCGAGGAAGGAAAAGAGGTTTTGCGTATAGCAGAGGCTGAAGATTTTACATTTGCCTATATCGACCATATCGGTAAAATGCGTCAAGATTTAAACTATACGCAGAAACATATCGATGCTGTATTGGCACTCGATTTGGTAGATGTCGACGCTATCCGTAAAGCCGGATTCAGTGTTGCTGTAGATTGTGTAAATTCTGTCGGAGGTATTGCCATTCCTGCACTTCTCGAAGCGTTGGGAGTAAAAAAAATCGAAAAATTATACTGTGAATCGAATGGGCATTTCCCGCATAATCCCGAACCGTTGCCCGAACATCTGACCGAGATTGCTTCTGTGATGAAGCAGGGAAAAGCGGATATCGGATTTGTTGTCGACCCCGATGTAGATCGTTTGGCGATTGTTTGTGAAAACGGAGATATGTTCGGAGAAGAGTATACCTTGGTTGCTGTTGCTGATTATGTCTTGAAAAATACGCCGGGAAATACCGTATCTAATTTGAGTTCTTCTCGAGCTTTGCGGGATGTCACCCGTGGGTACGGCCAACAATATAATGCTGCAGCGGTAGGAGAGGTAAACGTCGTGGCTAAAATGAAAGAGACCGAAGCGGTTATAGGAGGCGAAGGAAACGGCGGTGTCATTTATCCTGCGAGTCACTACGGGCGCGATGCCTTGGTAGGTATCGCATTATTTCTTACCTATCTGGCTAAAGAAGGGAAAAAAGTAAGTGAACTGAGAGCGACTTATCCCGCTTATAGTATTGCAAAGCAGAAAGTGGAATTAACACCGGATATCGATGTAGATGCGTTGCTGAAAGCGGTAAAAGAAAAATACTCGGCTTACGAAGTTACCGATATAGACGGAGTGAAAATAGATTTTCCCGATAAATGGGTACATCTGCGTAAATCGAATACCGAGCCGATCATCCGGGTATACGCTGAAGCTGCTACTCCCAAGCTTGCCGAAGAAACTGCTGCCGGTGTAATGGAAGTGATCAAGCAAATGGCCGGTAAATAA
- a CDS encoding DUF7738 domain-containing protein, with amino-acid sequence MKNRYLALHFIFHSFLVFLRQSCNYIFAQGKTKYIGRLIFLFFLGFYTYGCSETKSTTIPENGYMNSGYTKEELTAMGVDTAHLFVFSDKQATYNGREFSIHLPLTSFQDVFGPYDRVVNGEGGNKGYDHYFWDEIGFCALVSPENQVINFDLHWDYIINKKPHERDDSDEIPAKFFKSKILLNGYPLDNTSDLQAYCNDPQVKKQLLEWARAMWSRNYEQFLYYYHPLQGFYRYNLVFHDLYLYDYSKFTGVEGEERPFFSYVMKVDSETDRLHSFGMQYGVFSNPNVPKIHLH; translated from the coding sequence ATGAAAAATCGATATTTGGCTCTGCATTTCATTTTTCATTCTTTTCTTGTTTTTTTACGACAAAGTTGTAATTATATCTTTGCGCAGGGAAAAACGAAGTATATAGGGAGGTTGATTTTTCTCTTTTTTCTGGGATTTTATACTTATGGGTGCAGCGAAACAAAATCAACAACCATTCCCGAAAACGGATATATGAATTCCGGCTACACAAAAGAGGAACTCACGGCCATGGGGGTCGACACGGCTCATCTGTTTGTTTTTTCCGACAAACAAGCGACCTATAACGGACGTGAATTCTCGATACATCTTCCTCTTACTTCTTTTCAGGATGTATTCGGGCCTTACGATCGGGTCGTGAACGGAGAAGGGGGAAATAAAGGCTACGATCATTATTTCTGGGACGAAATAGGCTTTTGTGCTTTGGTATCTCCCGAAAATCAAGTAATTAATTTCGATTTGCATTGGGATTATATAATAAATAAGAAACCGCATGAAAGGGATGATTCCGATGAAATTCCGGCAAAATTTTTTAAAAGTAAGATTTTACTGAACGGATATCCGCTCGATAATACGTCAGACCTTCAGGCTTACTGTAACGATCCTCAGGTAAAAAAGCAATTACTTGAGTGGGCAAGGGCAATGTGGTCGAGAAATTATGAGCAATTTTTATATTACTACCATCCTCTCCAAGGATTTTATCGTTATAATTTAGTTTTTCACGATCTCTATTTATACGATTATTCAAAGTTCACTGGAGTGGAAGGGGAAGAAAGACCCTTTTTTTCTTATGTAATGAAGGTAGATTCTGAAACCGACCGTTTACACTCTTTCGGAATGCAGTACGGTGTATTTTCTAATCCAAACGTTCCGAAGATTCATTTACATTAA
- a CDS encoding SLC13 family permease, with protein sequence MITSFIILGVSTFFFINGKIRSDIVAMCSLLSLVLFNILTPEEALSGFSNNIVIMMVGLFVVGGGIFQTGLAKMIGSRILELAGKSQLKLFILIMLVTAGIGAFVSNTGTVALMLPIVVSMAVAANIDPGRFLMPLAFASSMGGMMTLIGTPPNLVIQNVLVSAGYEPLSFFSFTPVGLICIAIGIVALIPLSKIFLSKKENKENESKKKNGKTQKELVQEYQLLHNLFRMQVTGQSHFNGKTLQKLQIPQKYGISVLEIRRKPANQRSFFKTIDQTTAGPETVIQKEDILYVLGEFDKVEKFAEENHLKMVDYHVTENIDEIPDNLNFHQIGISEILLMPNSKLINTPVKDSGFRQKFNVNVLGIQRGGKYLLNNVKDEKLHSGDAILIQGTWDNIARMSTDQSEWVVLGQPRAEAAKVTLDHKAPLAAGIMILMIVAMMFDIVPSVIAVLVASILMILTGCLRNVEDAYRTINWESIVLIAAMLPMSMALEKTGASAMISEKLVSSLGEMGPLALLAGIYFTTSLLTMVISNTATAVLLAPIALQSANGIGVSPYPFLFAVTVAASMCFASPFSTPPNALVMSAGKYRFTDYVKVGLPLQVVMGIIMILVLPLLFPF encoded by the coding sequence ATGATCACATCATTTATCATACTGGGAGTTTCTACATTTTTCTTCATCAACGGAAAAATACGATCAGACATCGTTGCAATGTGTTCTTTACTCTCTCTGGTACTTTTTAACATACTTACTCCCGAAGAAGCTTTATCGGGATTTTCCAATAATATCGTTATCATGATGGTAGGGCTTTTTGTTGTCGGTGGCGGTATATTTCAAACAGGACTTGCAAAAATGATCGGTAGCCGTATTCTGGAACTCGCCGGTAAAAGCCAGTTAAAACTTTTTATCCTTATCATGCTGGTAACGGCCGGTATAGGTGCATTTGTCAGTAATACAGGTACGGTCGCACTAATGTTGCCGATCGTCGTGAGCATGGCTGTTGCGGCAAACATAGACCCAGGACGCTTTCTTATGCCTTTGGCATTCGCCAGTAGTATGGGGGGAATGATGACACTGATCGGTACTCCACCCAACCTCGTGATTCAGAACGTTCTTGTCAGCGCAGGATACGAGCCGCTTTCGTTCTTCTCCTTTACCCCTGTAGGCCTGATATGTATCGCCATAGGTATTGTTGCACTAATTCCGCTCAGTAAAATATTTTTATCGAAGAAAGAAAACAAGGAAAACGAATCGAAAAAGAAAAACGGAAAAACTCAAAAAGAACTCGTACAGGAATATCAGTTATTACACAACCTGTTCCGCATGCAAGTAACCGGTCAATCTCATTTTAACGGGAAAACTCTCCAAAAACTACAAATACCACAAAAATATGGTATCAGTGTACTCGAAATAAGGAGAAAACCCGCAAATCAGAGATCTTTTTTCAAAACGATAGACCAAACCACTGCCGGTCCCGAAACAGTCATCCAAAAAGAAGACATTTTATATGTTTTAGGCGAATTCGATAAAGTTGAAAAATTCGCAGAAGAAAACCATTTGAAAATGGTTGACTATCATGTCACTGAAAATATCGACGAAATACCGGATAATCTCAACTTCCACCAGATCGGAATATCGGAAATTTTACTGATGCCAAATTCCAAACTGATAAATACTCCGGTAAAAGACAGCGGATTCCGTCAGAAATTCAATGTAAATGTATTAGGAATACAACGAGGAGGAAAATATCTTTTAAATAACGTAAAAGATGAAAAATTGCACAGCGGAGACGCAATTCTGATTCAGGGTACATGGGATAATATCGCCCGAATGAGTACGGACCAATCAGAATGGGTCGTTCTGGGACAACCCCGTGCCGAGGCGGCAAAAGTCACTTTAGACCACAAGGCCCCTTTGGCCGCCGGCATCATGATACTGATGATCGTAGCGATGATGTTCGATATCGTACCGTCTGTTATTGCCGTACTGGTTGCTTCCATATTGATGATACTTACCGGCTGTCTACGAAATGTCGAAGACGCCTACCGCACCATAAACTGGGAAAGTATCGTACTTATCGCGGCCATGCTTCCGATGTCGATGGCACTCGAAAAAACCGGAGCCTCCGCAATGATATCCGAAAAACTAGTATCGAGCCTGGGAGAAATGGGACCTCTCGCCTTACTGGCCGGTATATATTTTACGACCTCTCTCCTGACAATGGTAATCAGCAATACGGCGACTGCCGTTCTTTTAGCTCCTATCGCTCTACAATCGGCCAACGGTATCGGAGTAAGTCCGTATCCTTTTTTATTTGCCGTAACAGTCGCTGCCAGCATGTGTTTCGCATCACCGTTTTCTACACCGCCCAATGCGCTGGTTATGTCTGCCGGGAAATACCGATTTACCGATTATGTAAAAGTGGGTTTACCGCTACAGGTCGTTATGGGAATCATTATGATTCTGGTCTTGCCTTTACTCTTCCCTTTCTGA